The Apium graveolens cultivar Ventura chromosome 6, ASM990537v1, whole genome shotgun sequence genome contains a region encoding:
- the LOC141663821 gene encoding transcription factor bHLH49-like yields MEGIGKFEMNVGDEDLRDYNSPDIPLSLRFSRSASIGSNARDNTMPIGRGDLLESSFCTDASMVDSFCTNVLDQSITSQNLGFCDIDVLNNVGSFNASAMEGTLDMGWNLPNPVLGGDISLPSSLSMLSRSLSQIPIHLDVLERGAAFSCFSGGNFGEMLNSSTIPGSISQYTRGVVQMRGPRGIYSGVRLNSISGLEVQKNETHGIEGAEGVSMYIEHGPSGGSPNSGRKTESFVRSQDEANEGQCESGNESVDAEFSTGGSQAEPSQGTAQGILAKGRGSKKRRKIAQDTEPDDIKRAADPVEPTKQHSEIQKNRDQNPASTTNKPCGKHSKLVPQVSESLKQEYMHVRARRGQATSSHSLAERVRREKISERMKYLQDLVPGCSKVTGKAVMLDEIINYVQSLQQQVEFLSMKLASVNPQLEFDTERTTGKNILQSQAGPSSGPGFHTEMSMHYPPLHVSQPRTIQESLLGMGTSSHALRRTISSHMTGLNGGNKDSTSKVPDV; encoded by the exons ATGGAGGGGATAGGGAAATTTGAGATGAATGTAGGGGATGAGGATTTGAGGGATTATAATTcacctgatatacccttgagtTTGCGGTTTAGCCGAAGTGCATCAATAGGATCAAATGCCCGTGATAATACTATGCCGATTGGTAGGGGAGATTTATTGGAATCTTCATTTTGTACTGATGCATCTATGGTAGACTCATTCTGCACTAATGTTTTAGACCAATCTATCACTTCACAAAACTTGGGtttttgtgatattgatgtgctAAACAATGTGGGCTCTTTTAATGCAAGTGCTATGGAGGGGACACTTGACATGGGTTGGAATCTACCAAATCCTGTATTGGGAGGGGATATTAGTTTACCATCATCATTAAGTATGCTTTCCCGAAGCTTATCCCAGATTCCTATACATCTGGATGTTCTTGAGCGAGGGGCAGCATTCTCATGCTTTAGTGGAGGGAATTTTGGTGAAATGTTGAACTCATCTACAATTCCAGGGTCCATTAGTCAGTACACTAGGGGAGTGGTCCAAATGCGCGGACCCCGAGGTATTTATTCAGGTGTTAGGTTAAATTCAATCTCTGGTTTGGAGGTTCAGAAAAATGAGACGCACGGAATTGAGGGTGCAGAAGGTGTTTCAATGTATATTGAGCATGGACCTAGTGGAGGCAGTCCAAACAGTGGGAGGAAAACAGAGAGTTTTGTAAGGTCTCAGGATGAAGCAAATGAAGGTCAATGTGAATCTGGTAATGAATCGGTTGATGCTGAATTTAGCACTGGTGGCAGTCAAGCAGAGCCATCCCAAGGTACAGCCCAAGGAATTCTTGCCAAAGGACGTGGCTCAAAGAAAAGGAGGAAAATTGCTCAG GATACTGAGCCTGATGACATAAAAAGAGCTGCAGATCCAGTTGAGCCTACAAAGCAACATTCTGAAATTCAAAAAAATAGAGATCAAAATCCAGCTTCAACTACCAATAAACCTTGTGGAAAACATAGCAAACTGGTACCTCAAGTTTCAGAGTCACTAAAACAAGAATACATGCATGTTAGAGCAAGAAGAGGGCAGGCAACAAGCAGCCATAGTCTTGCAGAGAGA GTGAGAAGGGAGAAAATCAGTGAAAGGATGAAGTATTTACAGGATCTAGTACCAGGTTGCAGTAAG GTTACAGGCAAAGCAGTCATGCTTGATGAAATCATTAATTATGTTCAATCACTACAACAACAAGTTGAG TTTCTATCAATGAAGCTTGCATCAGTTAATCCCCAGCTGGAATTTGACACTGAAAGGACTACTGGAAAAAAT ATTCTTCAATCACAGGCTGGCCCCTCATCTGGCCCTGGTTTTCATACTGAAATGTCTATGCATTATCCGCCGCTGCATGTGTCTCAACCTAGAACCATCCAAGAGAGTCTTCTTGGCATGGGAACCTCTTCCCATGCCCTTAGGAGGACCATTAGTTCTCACATGACAGGCTTGAATGGTGGGAACAAGGATTCTACTTCTAAG GTACCAGATGTCTAG
- the LOC141663817 gene encoding uncharacterized protein LOC141663817 isoform X2, whose product MGATTSSIAAKLAFFPPESSYKIDIDEQTGKLKLVGVPEGEKAEVSKLQTKKGHSITVVYVRNISAKLTVLYSHGNAADIGQMFKFLTELCDQLCVNVMGYDYAGYGQSTGEPSEHNTYADIEAAYGCLKEKYGARDEDIILYGQSIGSGPTMELATRVPALRAVILQSAILSGLRVIYRMKRTLWLDIYKNIDKVQYVHCPILIIHGTEDEVVDISHGRRLWELCKEKYEPLWLTGGNHCNLHVFPEFFRHLKKFKIAIERLPGENSGSERSLIKQPEIQLREKSRESVSCIDNYSSRPMVGNREILRHSVDSREKPRTSSDKSEKARKSADHYYGKPRISTDQSERGRNSIDRLGDMMRSVAFCNVDCLKQTITDD is encoded by the exons ATGGGTGCTACAACATCATCCATTGCAGCCAAACTTGCATTCTTCCCTCCAGAATCATCGTACAAGATAGATATCGATGAACAGACTGGAAAACTTAAACTTGTTGGTGTGCCAGAGGGTGAGAAGGCTGAAGTGTCCAAGTTACAAACAAAGAAAGGTCACAGCATAACTGTGGTATATGTGAGGAATATATCAGCAAAACTCACAGTGCTTTACTCTCATGGCAATGCTGCTGATATAGGCCAGATGTTCAAATTCTTGACTGAATTATGTGATCAACTCTGCGTCAATGTCATGGG GTATGACTATGCTGGCTATGGGCAATCCACAGGAGAG CCAAGTGAGCACAACACATATGCTGACATAGAGGCTGCATATGGATGCCTCAAGGAGAAATATGGAGCAAGAGATGAGGATATCATATTGTATGGCCAATCAATTGGGAGTGGACCAACCATGGAATTAGCTACACGAGTGCCTGCATTAAGGGCTGTAATCCTTCAGAGTGCAATCTTATCTGGCCTTAGAGTAATATATCGGATGAAACGAACACTTTGGCTTGACATATATAAG AACATTGATAAAGTTCAATATGTTCATTGCCCTATTCTTATAATCCAT GGAACAGAAGATGAAGTTGTGGATATCTCTCATGGTAGGCGCCTTTGGGAGCTCTGTAAAGAAAAATATGAACCTTTGTGGCTTACAGGAGGAAATCATTGCAACTTACATGTTTTCCCAGAGTTCTTTAGGCATCTCAAGAAATTTAAAATAGCAATTGAGAGGTTGCCAGGTGAAAATAGTGGCTCAGAGAGGAGTTTGATTAAGCAACCAGAGATTCAGCTAAGAGAGAAGTCTAGGGAAAGCGTGAGCTGCATAGACAATTACTCTTCAAGGCCTATGGTCGGGAATAGAGAGATTTTAAGGCATAGTGTAGACAGCAGAGAAAAACCAAGAACTAGTTCAGATAAGAGTGAAAAAGCAAGAAAGAGCGCAGATCATTACTACGGGAAACCAAGGATCAGCACTGATCAATCAGAGAGAGGAAGGAACAGCATTGATCG ATTAGGCGACATGATGAGATCAGTAGCATTTTGCAATGTGGATTGTTTGAAGCAGACAATTACAGACGACTAA
- the LOC141663817 gene encoding uncharacterized protein LOC141663817 isoform X1 — protein sequence MGATTSSIAAKLAFFPPESSYKIDIDEQTGKLKLVGVPEGEKAEVSKLQTKKGHSITVVYVRNISAKLTVLYSHGNAADIGQMFKFLTELCDQLCVNVMGYDYAGYGQSTGEPSEHNTYADIEAAYGCLKEKYGARDEDIILYGQSIGSGPTMELATRVPALRAVILQSAILSGLRVIYRMKRTLWLDIYKNIDKVQYVHCPILIIHGTEDEVVDISHGRRLWELCKEKYEPLWLTGGNHCNLHVFPEFFRHLKKFKIAIERLPGENSGSERSLIKQPEIQLREKSRESVSCIDNYSSRPMVGNREILRHSVDSREKPRTSSDKSEKARKSADHYYGKPRISTDQSERGRNSIDRRHDEISSILQCGLFEADNYRRLINRHILFSFVPLCANFQQIVYIQSELYMQ from the exons ATGGGTGCTACAACATCATCCATTGCAGCCAAACTTGCATTCTTCCCTCCAGAATCATCGTACAAGATAGATATCGATGAACAGACTGGAAAACTTAAACTTGTTGGTGTGCCAGAGGGTGAGAAGGCTGAAGTGTCCAAGTTACAAACAAAGAAAGGTCACAGCATAACTGTGGTATATGTGAGGAATATATCAGCAAAACTCACAGTGCTTTACTCTCATGGCAATGCTGCTGATATAGGCCAGATGTTCAAATTCTTGACTGAATTATGTGATCAACTCTGCGTCAATGTCATGGG GTATGACTATGCTGGCTATGGGCAATCCACAGGAGAG CCAAGTGAGCACAACACATATGCTGACATAGAGGCTGCATATGGATGCCTCAAGGAGAAATATGGAGCAAGAGATGAGGATATCATATTGTATGGCCAATCAATTGGGAGTGGACCAACCATGGAATTAGCTACACGAGTGCCTGCATTAAGGGCTGTAATCCTTCAGAGTGCAATCTTATCTGGCCTTAGAGTAATATATCGGATGAAACGAACACTTTGGCTTGACATATATAAG AACATTGATAAAGTTCAATATGTTCATTGCCCTATTCTTATAATCCAT GGAACAGAAGATGAAGTTGTGGATATCTCTCATGGTAGGCGCCTTTGGGAGCTCTGTAAAGAAAAATATGAACCTTTGTGGCTTACAGGAGGAAATCATTGCAACTTACATGTTTTCCCAGAGTTCTTTAGGCATCTCAAGAAATTTAAAATAGCAATTGAGAGGTTGCCAGGTGAAAATAGTGGCTCAGAGAGGAGTTTGATTAAGCAACCAGAGATTCAGCTAAGAGAGAAGTCTAGGGAAAGCGTGAGCTGCATAGACAATTACTCTTCAAGGCCTATGGTCGGGAATAGAGAGATTTTAAGGCATAGTGTAGACAGCAGAGAAAAACCAAGAACTAGTTCAGATAAGAGTGAAAAAGCAAGAAAGAGCGCAGATCATTACTACGGGAAACCAAGGATCAGCACTGATCAATCAGAGAGAGGAAGGAACAGCATTGATCG GCGACATGATGAGATCAGTAGCATTTTGCAATGTGGATTGTTTGAAGCAGACAATTACAGACGACTAATAAATCGACATATACTGTTTTCTTTTGTTCCCCTTTGTGCAAATTTTCAGCAGATTGTTTATATACAGAGTGAACTTTACATGCAGTGA